A portion of the Pseudolysobacter antarcticus genome contains these proteins:
- a CDS encoding replication initiator protein A — MTKNSPMHEDRQLDLFLGELLAPASKDDIGSMEHPLFSIKKGGDRKVRRYEHRSYFLEVVPSVKGSATIWDKDILIYLFSLMRQSLDRGKGVPDEFEVSAADLLRAIQRSDSGRDYDELVAGLERLRGTNITTNIPTGLEHDNEENFAAGFSLLSDFQVLRDKKTKRLTRLIFKPSSWFTRQVFAKHLLTLDARYFSITSGIERRLYELARKHCGDQAHWFIGLDTLRRKIGVTRELRKFRSEFRAAISAGGGVLRVIDYACAMDAKDIVHVFSSNPKGRSALATYLLSVRDTTETTHELEASIDSGDRLE; from the coding sequence ATGACCAAAAATAGCCCTATGCATGAAGATCGCCAGCTTGACCTATTCCTTGGCGAGCTGCTGGCCCCGGCATCGAAAGATGACATCGGTTCTATGGAGCACCCGTTATTTTCGATCAAGAAAGGTGGTGATCGGAAGGTAAGACGGTACGAGCATAGAAGCTATTTTCTGGAAGTTGTTCCAAGCGTTAAGGGCAGCGCGACCATATGGGATAAGGATATTCTGATCTATTTGTTTTCGTTAATGCGGCAGAGCCTTGACCGAGGCAAGGGTGTGCCTGACGAGTTCGAGGTGTCGGCGGCGGACTTGCTTAGAGCTATCCAGCGTAGCGATAGTGGCCGCGATTATGACGAGCTTGTGGCGGGGCTTGAGCGCTTGCGTGGTACCAACATCACTACGAACATCCCCACCGGGCTAGAACACGACAACGAAGAAAATTTTGCGGCAGGCTTTTCATTGCTCAGCGATTTTCAGGTGCTTCGTGACAAGAAAACAAAGCGTCTAACGCGCCTAATTTTCAAGCCGTCCTCATGGTTTACGAGGCAGGTATTTGCAAAGCATTTACTAACGTTAGATGCGCGATATTTCTCGATTACCAGCGGCATCGAACGGCGGTTGTACGAGCTTGCGCGGAAGCATTGCGGAGACCAGGCGCACTGGTTCATCGGACTAGATACGCTGCGGCGGAAGATCGGAGTAACGCGCGAGTTGCGGAAATTCCGCAGTGAATTCCGCGCTGCCATTTCAGCAGGCGGGGGAGTGCTTCGCGTAATCGACTATGCGTGTGCTATGGATGCGAAGGATATCGTGCATGTTTTTAGTAGCAATCCTAAAGGGCGCAGTGCGCTGGCTACGTATTTGTTGTCTGTCCGCGATACCACGGAAACCACGCATGAATTGGAGGCGAGCATAGATTCTGGCGACCGCCTTGAGTGA